A region of Flavobacterium indicum GPTSA100-9 = DSM 17447 DNA encodes the following proteins:
- a CDS encoding DUF6952 family protein: protein MKLPVIKHLTQFIEENDQDYLVETIAVLEHLTELESLKDEELDVIAELISNMYGALEVQKEIKAGKDKKTAMNDFMKRVLGSIDK from the coding sequence ATGAAATTACCAGTAATAAAACATTTAACGCAATTTATTGAAGAAAATGATCAAGACTATTTAGTTGAAACAATAGCAGTATTAGAACATTTAACTGAATTAGAGTCTCTTAAAGATGAAGAATTGGATGTTATTGCTGAATTGATTTCTAATATGTATGGTGCTTTAGAGGTACAGAAAGAAATCAAAGCAGGTAAAGACAAAAAAACGGCCATGAATGATTTCATGAAACGTGTTTTAGGTTCAATAGACAAATAA
- a CDS encoding peroxiredoxin, with the protein MALVGKKFPNITVDAISEMGDNLRINVLEEATKNNKKVLLFWYPKDFTFVCPTELHAFQAALGEFEKRNTIVIGASCDTNEVHFAWLNTAKNNGGIEGVTYPLLADTTRNLSTALGILEAEEVFNEETGDYLIEGSNVTYRATYLVDETGVIFHESVNHMPLGRNVNEYLRLIDAYTHVQTKGEVCPANWEEGKDAMKADRSSTAEYLASH; encoded by the coding sequence ATGGCATTAGTAGGAAAAAAATTCCCGAACATCACAGTTGACGCTATCTCTGAAATGGGTGACAACTTAAGAATTAACGTTTTAGAAGAAGCAACAAAAAACAACAAAAAAGTTTTATTATTTTGGTATCCAAAAGATTTCACTTTTGTTTGTCCAACAGAATTACATGCTTTTCAAGCGGCTTTAGGTGAATTTGAAAAAAGAAACACTATTGTAATTGGTGCTTCTTGTGACACCAATGAAGTTCACTTTGCATGGTTAAATACTGCAAAAAATAATGGTGGAATTGAAGGAGTAACGTACCCTCTATTAGCAGATACAACAAGAAACTTATCTACAGCTTTAGGTATTTTAGAAGCTGAAGAAGTATTCAATGAAGAAACAGGTGATTATTTAATCGAAGGTTCAAATGTTACCTATCGTGCAACTTACTTAGTTGATGAAACGGGTGTAATTTTCCACGAAAGTGTAAACCACATGCCGTTAGGTAGAAACGTAAACGAGTACTTACGCTTAATCGATGCGTATACACACGTTCAAACTAAAGGTGAAGTATGTCCAGCTAACTGGGAAGAAGGTAAAGATGCAATGAAAGCGGATAGATCTAGTACAGCTGAATATTTAGCATCTCACTAA
- a CDS encoding GIN domain-containing protein encodes MKRIILICTLLLSVVACFAQKKEKIKGSKIVTLTIKDLESFQNVEVEDNLEVYFVKAEKTSLEIEADDNLHDAVSYNVLGNTLKISALKEVSSAKKFAVRINYNDSLKTITGRNESKLHALAELTLEDITVKNFDKSQSFLNVKAEKFTLQLTDKAEAEINVKADNSTIELTKDAELKALINSSNAKIDLYQKGNAEIEGDAQSAKIRLDNNAQLTARKFTVKDIDLTTESYTKASVNATKTIAISASGKSEIELLGEPKVDLRIFTQSAILYKKEK; translated from the coding sequence ATGAAAAGAATTATCCTAATTTGCACACTACTTTTAAGTGTTGTAGCATGTTTTGCTCAAAAGAAAGAAAAAATAAAAGGTTCTAAAATTGTAACGCTAACTATAAAAGATTTAGAATCTTTTCAAAATGTAGAAGTTGAAGATAATCTTGAAGTTTATTTTGTTAAAGCTGAAAAAACATCTCTTGAAATTGAAGCAGATGACAATCTACACGATGCTGTAAGTTATAATGTTTTAGGTAACACCTTAAAAATAAGCGCTTTAAAAGAAGTTTCTTCTGCTAAAAAATTTGCTGTTAGAATTAATTACAACGACAGTTTAAAAACGATTACAGGTAGAAATGAAAGTAAATTACATGCGTTGGCTGAATTAACTTTAGAGGATATAACTGTGAAAAATTTTGACAAATCTCAGTCTTTTTTAAATGTTAAAGCCGAAAAATTTACCTTACAATTAACGGATAAAGCTGAGGCTGAAATTAATGTTAAAGCAGACAATTCTACTATTGAACTTACTAAAGATGCCGAATTAAAAGCCTTAATCAACTCATCAAATGCTAAAATCGATTTATACCAAAAAGGTAATGCTGAAATCGAAGGTGATGCCCAATCAGCTAAAATTAGATTAGACAATAATGCTCAATTAACTGCTCGTAAATTCACCGTAAAAGATATTGATCTTACTACAGAAAGTTATACAAAAGCTTCTGTAAACGCAACTAAAACCATAGCCATTTCAGCATCAGGAAAATCTGAAATTGAATTATTAGGCGAACCTAAAGTGGACTTGCGAATTTTTACTCAAAGTGCAATTTTATATAAAAAAGAAAAATAA
- a CDS encoding DUF4349 domain-containing protein, which produces MKKTVIGLGTFALLILTLFACNKKAEETPGVSAMDLKTVATDSAAVEEKSMSSIAAEVDKNSKRQFIQTADLKFKVKSVTESTYKIESLTKKVGGFVTLSELRSTIINKDETKISQDSTLISTQFEVNNILLLRVPNIKLDTLLRSLTSEVQFLDYRVIKADDVQFQLLSKDLASKRGKKQAQRIENAIKTKGKKLKDITESEQQLGAKESSIDENYVEKLALEDQINFSTITIELYQNEQTKNEVIANSKNSTAFRPHIGIQILDSLQSGWILLENILSFLIQIWPLILFAAIVFYFRNKLKRKE; this is translated from the coding sequence ATGAAAAAAACTGTAATTGGGTTGGGCACTTTTGCCTTACTTATCCTAACTTTATTTGCTTGCAATAAAAAAGCAGAGGAAACACCTGGTGTTTCAGCAATGGATTTAAAAACTGTAGCTACTGATTCAGCAGCAGTAGAAGAAAAATCTATGTCGTCAATTGCGGCTGAAGTTGACAAAAACTCCAAACGACAATTCATTCAAACAGCCGATTTAAAATTTAAAGTAAAAAGTGTAACGGAATCTACATATAAGATTGAAAGTCTGACTAAAAAAGTAGGTGGATTTGTAACTTTATCCGAATTAAGAAGTACCATCATTAACAAAGACGAAACAAAAATTAGTCAAGACAGCACTTTAATTTCGACACAATTTGAAGTAAATAATATACTTTTACTTCGAGTTCCAAATATTAAACTCGACACCTTATTGCGCAGTTTAACTTCCGAAGTACAATTTTTAGATTATAGAGTTATAAAAGCTGATGATGTACAATTTCAATTATTATCGAAAGATCTCGCTTCTAAACGTGGAAAAAAACAAGCACAACGAATTGAAAATGCAATCAAAACCAAAGGAAAAAAATTAAAAGACATAACCGAATCAGAGCAACAATTAGGAGCAAAAGAATCTTCAATTGATGAAAATTATGTAGAAAAATTAGCATTAGAAGATCAAATAAATTTTAGCACCATAACCATTGAATTGTATCAAAATGAGCAAACTAAAAACGAAGTTATTGCCAATTCAAAAAACAGTACTGCATTTAGACCACATATAGGAATACAAATCCTAGACAGTCTACAATCGGGTTGGATTTTACTAGAAAACATCCTTTCTTTTTTAATCCAAATTTGGCCCTTAATTCTATTCGCAGCAATTGTATTCTATTTTAGAAATAAATTAAAAAGAAAAGAATAA
- a CDS encoding amino acid permease — protein sequence MNIFRKKSIATILKQGGDGEHSGLNKVLNVRDLTLFGIAAVIGGGTFSAIGNACFAGGPGVILLYIICAIACGFTAMCYAEFASRVPVSGSAYTYAYVSFGELFAWIIGWALIMEYSIGNIYIAFSWSGYFTNLLETFGLHLPDWLTINYQSAHAAFEANKAGEGLTAWTTAPMIGNLRIIFDLPAVLINVIITYLVYRGAQESKNVSNAMVIIKMAIILLVIIVGCFYIEIDNWTPFMPNGFGGVMAGVSAVFYAYIGFDAVSTLAEECKNPQQDLPKGMIYSLIACTVVYIILALVLTGMVSYEMLGVSDPLAEIFAIKGIKWMLFIVSIAAVVAMTSVLLVFQMGQPRIWMTMSRDGLMPSRFSKIHPKYKTPSYATIVTGIVVGLPIFFTDETLVLDFTSIGTLFAFVLVCGGVLVLSPQSEEEMAQSKGKFRIPYINSKFVFPSMYLCSLILIHYLFPTYFVDLFDFSDAKIAINLPLIIFYILCFVLSGLSFIKNFSLIPLLGLVSCCYLLTGMTVSNWVWFFGWLLIGLVVYFSFGYKNSKLNKA from the coding sequence ATGAATATTTTTAGAAAAAAATCAATAGCTACTATTTTAAAACAAGGAGGAGATGGGGAACATTCTGGGTTAAATAAGGTTTTGAATGTTAGGGATTTAACCTTGTTTGGGATTGCTGCAGTTATAGGTGGTGGAACATTCAGTGCAATTGGAAATGCTTGTTTTGCAGGTGGTCCAGGTGTTATTTTGTTGTATATCATTTGTGCTATAGCTTGTGGATTTACTGCCATGTGTTATGCTGAATTCGCCTCTCGTGTTCCGGTTTCAGGTAGTGCATATACCTATGCATATGTATCTTTTGGTGAATTGTTTGCATGGATTATAGGTTGGGCCCTGATTATGGAATACTCAATTGGTAATATTTACATTGCCTTTTCTTGGAGTGGTTATTTTACTAATTTACTGGAAACATTTGGACTTCATTTGCCAGACTGGTTAACTATAAATTATCAATCTGCACATGCTGCATTTGAAGCAAACAAAGCAGGTGAAGGATTAACAGCTTGGACTACCGCTCCTATGATTGGGAATTTACGAATCATTTTTGATTTACCGGCTGTTTTAATAAATGTTATTATCACTTATTTAGTTTACAGAGGGGCTCAAGAATCAAAAAATGTTAGTAATGCTATGGTAATCATTAAAATGGCTATCATACTACTGGTAATAATTGTTGGTTGTTTTTATATAGAAATTGATAATTGGACGCCTTTTATGCCAAATGGTTTTGGAGGAGTTATGGCTGGAGTTTCTGCTGTTTTTTATGCCTACATTGGTTTTGATGCCGTATCAACACTAGCGGAAGAATGTAAAAATCCACAACAAGATTTACCTAAAGGAATGATTTATTCCTTAATTGCTTGTACGGTTGTATATATTATTTTGGCTTTGGTTCTAACGGGAATGGTCTCTTACGAAATGTTGGGCGTAAGTGATCCATTAGCTGAAATTTTTGCTATTAAAGGCATCAAATGGATGTTGTTTATTGTGTCTATAGCAGCAGTAGTTGCGATGACAAGTGTATTATTGGTTTTCCAAATGGGGCAACCTCGTATTTGGATGACCATGAGTAGAGACGGTTTAATGCCAAGTCGATTTTCTAAAATTCATCCGAAATATAAAACTCCGAGTTACGCAACCATTGTAACAGGTATTGTTGTTGGATTACCAATATTTTTTACAGATGAAACCTTGGTGCTTGACTTTACAAGTATTGGAACTTTGTTTGCTTTTGTTTTAGTTTGTGGAGGTGTATTGGTTTTATCGCCTCAAAGTGAAGAAGAAATGGCGCAAAGTAAAGGGAAATTTAGAATTCCTTATATCAATTCTAAGTTTGTATTTCCATCGATGTACTTGTGTTCATTGATTTTAATTCATTATTTATTTCCGACGTATTTTGTAGATTTATTTGATTTTAGTGATGCTAAAATAGCAATAAATTTACCGTTAATTATTTTCTATATTTTATGTTTTGTATTATCGGGATTATCATTCATTAAAAATTTCTCTTTAATTCCACTTTTAGGTTTAGTATCGTGTTGTTATTTACTAACAGGTATGACCGTTTCTAACTGGGTGTGGTTTTTTGGATGGTTATTAATTGGTTTAGTGGTGTATTTCTCATTCGGATATAAAAACAGTAAACTGAATAAAGCTTAG
- a CDS encoding thioredoxin family protein has protein sequence MFTEIEQDNLQEIVANNEKVMVQFSASWCGNCRIMKPKFKKLASENEGMTFVVVDAEQFPESRKLAKVDNLPTFAAFKNGQLVNQTQTNKAEVLAELVAEIQ, from the coding sequence ATGTTTACAGAAATAGAACAAGACAACTTACAAGAAATTGTAGCCAATAATGAAAAAGTTATGGTTCAATTTTCGGCTTCATGGTGTGGTAATTGCCGTATTATGAAACCTAAATTTAAAAAATTAGCTTCAGAAAATGAAGGAATGACTTTTGTTGTTGTTGATGCAGAACAATTTCCAGAATCAAGAAAATTAGCTAAGGTTGATAATTTACCTACTTTTGCTGCTTTTAAAAATGGGCAATTAGTTAATCAAACACAAACAAACAAGGCTGAAGTATTAGCTGAATTGGTAGCTGAAATTCAATAA
- a CDS encoding ATP-dependent Clp protease ATP-binding subunit — protein MEDNFSPRVKDVIFYSKEEALRLGHDFIGTEHLILGLLRDGNGSAMDILNSMQINFDVLRKKVEILSPANPTSTVSNDKKNLHLTRQAERALKYTFLEAKLFNTTSISTALLLLCILKNDNDPTTKLLNKLKINYDNVKELYMNMSENEDILKNTPRAESFDDSGDEGFKDSGMSSSSNSGNKTTKKSKTPVLDNFGRDLTELAEEGKLDPVVGREKEIERVSQILSRRKKNNPLLIGEPGVGKSAIAEGLALMIVKKKVSRILFNKRVVTLDLASLVAGTKYRGQFEERMKAVMNELEKNDDIILFIDEIHTIVGAGGATGSLDASNMFKPALARGEIQCIGATTLDEYRQYIEKDGALERRFQKVIVEPTTVEETITILNNIKGKYEDHHNVIFTPEAIEACVKLTSRYMTDRFLPDKAIDALDEAGSRVHITNIEVPKQILELEKQLEEVRELKNSVVKKQKFEEAAKLRDDEKKIEKDLAIAQEKWEEDSKNNRVTVTEDNVADVVSMMTGIPVNRIAQTESNKLAKLPDLIKGKVIGQDEAVQKIAKSIQRNRAGLKDPNKPIGSFIFLGSTGVGKTQLAKVLAKELFDSEDALVRIDMSEYMEKFAISRLVGAPPGYVGYEEGGQLTEKVRRKPYCVVLLDEIEKAHPDVFNMLLQVLDDGHLTDSLGRKIDFRNTIIIMTSNIGARQLKDFGQGVGFGTSAKVAQTEEHNKSVIENALKKAFAPEFLNRIDDVIVFNALEKHDIDKIIDIEMAKLVARIKDLGYDLTLSEKAKDFIAEKGFDKQFGARPLKRAIQKYVEDALAEEIITSKINQGDTIFMDLDETAQELTIKIEKTEKPAN, from the coding sequence ATGGAAGATAATTTTTCACCTAGAGTTAAAGATGTTATTTTTTATAGTAAAGAAGAAGCATTGCGTTTAGGTCATGATTTTATAGGTACAGAGCATCTTATACTTGGTTTGCTTAGAGATGGAAATGGAAGTGCAATGGATATACTGAATTCAATGCAGATTAACTTTGATGTATTACGTAAAAAAGTTGAGATTCTTAGTCCGGCAAATCCAACTAGCACTGTCAGTAATGATAAAAAGAATTTACACTTAACAAGACAAGCTGAAAGAGCTTTAAAATATACTTTTTTAGAAGCCAAATTATTCAATACGACTTCAATTAGTACGGCTTTATTGTTGTTATGTATTTTAAAAAACGATAATGACCCTACTACAAAATTGTTGAATAAACTTAAAATTAATTATGATAACGTAAAAGAACTGTATATGAATATGAGCGAAAACGAAGATATACTAAAAAATACACCTCGAGCAGAATCATTTGACGACTCGGGAGATGAAGGATTTAAAGATAGTGGAATGAGTTCATCGAGTAATAGTGGTAATAAAACAACAAAAAAATCAAAAACTCCAGTATTAGATAATTTTGGTAGAGATTTAACTGAATTGGCAGAAGAAGGGAAGTTGGATCCTGTTGTTGGACGTGAAAAAGAAATTGAGCGTGTTTCTCAAATTTTAAGTCGAAGAAAGAAAAACAATCCATTATTAATTGGAGAACCAGGAGTGGGTAAATCTGCAATTGCTGAAGGCTTAGCTTTAATGATTGTTAAGAAAAAAGTATCGCGTATTCTTTTCAATAAACGTGTAGTTACGCTTGATTTAGCGTCTTTAGTTGCTGGAACTAAATACCGAGGACAATTTGAAGAACGCATGAAAGCGGTAATGAATGAATTGGAAAAAAATGACGATATCATCCTTTTTATTGATGAAATCCACACTATTGTTGGTGCTGGTGGCGCTACAGGATCGCTAGATGCTTCTAACATGTTTAAACCAGCATTAGCAAGAGGGGAAATTCAATGTATCGGTGCTACAACATTAGACGAATACCGTCAATACATTGAAAAAGATGGGGCGTTAGAAAGACGATTCCAAAAAGTAATTGTGGAGCCAACTACGGTGGAAGAAACGATTACGATACTAAACAATATTAAAGGTAAATACGAAGATCACCACAATGTAATTTTTACACCAGAAGCCATTGAAGCTTGTGTGAAATTAACCAGTCGTTACATGACAGATCGTTTTTTACCAGATAAGGCAATTGATGCTTTAGATGAAGCAGGCTCAAGAGTTCACATCACAAATATTGAAGTGCCAAAACAAATTTTGGAACTTGAAAAGCAATTGGAAGAAGTTAGAGAACTAAAAAACTCAGTAGTTAAAAAACAAAAGTTTGAAGAAGCCGCTAAACTTCGAGATGATGAGAAAAAAATTGAAAAAGATTTAGCTATTGCGCAAGAAAAATGGGAAGAAGATTCTAAAAACAATAGGGTTACAGTAACGGAAGATAATGTCGCGGATGTAGTTTCTATGATGACTGGAATTCCTGTGAATCGTATTGCTCAAACAGAAAGTAATAAATTAGCAAAACTTCCAGATTTAATTAAAGGAAAAGTAATTGGACAAGATGAAGCTGTTCAAAAAATAGCAAAATCGATTCAAAGAAATAGAGCTGGATTAAAAGATCCTAACAAACCTATTGGTTCATTTATTTTCTTAGGTTCAACAGGTGTTGGAAAAACACAATTAGCAAAAGTATTAGCAAAGGAATTATTCGATTCTGAAGATGCTTTAGTGCGTATCGATATGAGTGAATACATGGAAAAATTTGCTATTTCAAGATTAGTTGGTGCGCCTCCAGGGTATGTAGGTTATGAAGAAGGTGGACAATTAACTGAAAAAGTAAGAAGAAAACCGTATTGTGTTGTACTTTTAGATGAAATTGAAAAAGCACACCCTGATGTGTTTAATATGTTGTTACAAGTATTGGATGATGGACATTTAACTGATAGTTTAGGTCGTAAAATTGATTTTAGAAATACAATAATTATTATGACTTCTAATATTGGCGCGCGTCAATTAAAAGACTTTGGACAAGGTGTTGGATTTGGAACATCAGCAAAAGTAGCTCAAACAGAAGAACACAATAAATCAGTCATCGAAAATGCTTTGAAAAAGGCTTTTGCACCAGAGTTTTTGAATAGAATTGACGATGTTATTGTATTTAATGCTTTAGAAAAACATGATATTGATAAAATCATTGATATTGAAATGGCTAAATTAGTCGCTCGTATCAAAGATTTAGGTTATGATTTAACATTGTCTGAAAAAGCAAAAGATTTTATAGCCGAAAAAGGATTTGATAAGCAATTTGGAGCTCGACCTTTGAAAAGAGCCATACAAAAATATGTTGAAGATGCTTTGGCGGAAGAAATTATTACTTCCAAAATAAATCAAGGCGATACCATCTTTATGGATTTAGATGAAACCGCTCAAGAGTTAACTATTAAAATAGAGAAAACTGAAAAACCTGCTAATTAG
- a CDS encoding GH92 family glycosyl hydrolase: MKKTIFFLLFAFAVSAQQTQFSKYVNPFIGTGGHGHTFPGATVPYGMVQLSPDTRIDGSWDGCSGYHYDDSIIYGFSHTHLNGTGCSDYGDIMLMPTMGKPSFNPKEYSSNFKHGNEKASAGFYSVKLDKHNIDVRLTSSTRVGFHEYTFNEAGQANIILDLNHRDKLLEGRIRIIDNKTIEVLRRSEAWAKDQYVYARIEFNMPFKKSSLISTKKEGLIDITENNAAVFSKKVKKGEKILVKVSLSPTSYEGAKLNSSEINHWNFEQTKKEAEALWNKELAKIEVSSENKDQLAIFYTALYHTMMQPNIAQDVDGKYRGRDNKIHVAEGFNYYSVFSLWDTFRAAHPLYTLIDKKRTADYINTFIKQYEQGGRLPVWELASNETDCMIGYHSVSVIADAMAKGIKGFDYEKAFEAAKHSAMLDHLGLEAYKRQGFISMDDEHESVSKTVEYAYDDWCIAQMAQILNKKEDYEYFIKRSQSWKNIFDWETGFMRPKKNGGWDKPFDPREVNNNFTEGNSWHYSFFVPQDIPGMIEAYGGKEKFEAKLDEMFSAESKTTGREQVDVTGLIGQYAHGNEPSHHMAYLYNYIGKPEKTNKMVHYILTEFYKNTPDGLIGNEDCGQMSAWYVLSAMGIYDVTPGEMGWDYVLPIFKEVKLNLEDKKVRVLNEKTNKSTYQWLDTYLEEHSYKYPDFDVAKAVKEEDLIKDIIPVPTIQAASRAFKNELQIEIKSQNPKDVIYYEVKNLNQKDGDQIYLAYSKPFIIKESSIVLAYVLNNGQKSYTISATFFKKPNNYTIDIKSTYNPQYHAGGPEGLLDGIHGTENWRKGDWQGYQTQDFEAIIDLQKAMPITSIKASFLQDQRSWILLPKQVEYYISNDNKTFELVEIITHNIDPKLDQNIVHSFDSNKKFAEARYVKVIARNFGKLPEWHIGHPYNGEAFIFIDEIIVK, encoded by the coding sequence ATGAAAAAAACAATATTTTTTTTACTTTTCGCTTTTGCAGTTTCTGCGCAGCAAACCCAATTTTCAAAATATGTAAATCCATTTATAGGAACTGGAGGACATGGACATACGTTTCCTGGAGCCACCGTACCTTATGGCATGGTGCAACTTTCTCCTGATACTAGAATTGACGGAAGTTGGGATGGCTGTTCGGGTTATCATTATGACGACAGCATCATTTATGGATTTTCTCATACCCATTTAAACGGGACGGGCTGTTCGGATTATGGCGACATTATGCTGATGCCAACCATGGGAAAACCTTCTTTTAATCCAAAAGAATACAGTTCAAATTTCAAACATGGAAACGAAAAAGCCAGTGCTGGATTTTACAGTGTAAAGCTTGATAAACATAATATAGATGTCCGATTAACCTCTTCAACACGTGTTGGCTTTCATGAATATACGTTTAACGAAGCTGGACAAGCCAATATCATTCTCGATTTAAATCACAGAGATAAATTATTAGAAGGAAGAATCCGAATCATTGACAATAAAACAATAGAAGTTTTACGAAGAAGTGAAGCTTGGGCCAAAGACCAATATGTGTATGCACGAATTGAGTTTAATATGCCTTTCAAAAAAAGTTCTTTAATCTCAACTAAAAAAGAAGGGTTAATTGATATTACAGAAAATAATGCCGCAGTATTTTCAAAAAAAGTCAAAAAAGGAGAAAAAATTCTAGTCAAAGTTTCCTTATCACCTACTTCATATGAAGGAGCAAAACTCAATTCATCAGAAATCAACCATTGGAATTTTGAACAAACAAAAAAAGAAGCTGAGGCACTTTGGAACAAAGAATTGGCAAAAATTGAAGTTTCTTCAGAAAACAAAGACCAATTAGCCATTTTCTACACAGCTTTATACCACACAATGATGCAACCTAATATTGCGCAAGATGTAGACGGAAAATACCGTGGTCGTGACAACAAAATCCATGTAGCCGAAGGATTTAATTATTATTCGGTTTTTTCATTGTGGGATACGTTTAGAGCAGCTCATCCTTTATATACGTTAATCGATAAAAAACGTACTGCTGATTACATCAATACCTTTATTAAACAATACGAACAAGGGGGACGATTACCCGTTTGGGAATTGGCTTCTAATGAAACCGATTGTATGATAGGATACCATTCCGTTTCTGTGATTGCCGATGCTATGGCTAAAGGCATAAAAGGGTTTGATTATGAAAAAGCTTTTGAGGCAGCAAAACATTCGGCAATGTTAGATCATTTGGGATTAGAAGCTTATAAAAGACAAGGCTTTATTTCCATGGACGACGAACATGAAAGTGTTTCTAAAACGGTAGAATATGCCTATGACGATTGGTGTATAGCACAAATGGCTCAAATTTTGAACAAAAAAGAGGATTACGAATACTTCATAAAGCGTTCTCAATCTTGGAAGAATATATTTGATTGGGAAACAGGTTTCATGCGTCCGAAGAAAAATGGCGGTTGGGACAAACCATTTGATCCTAGAGAAGTAAACAATAATTTTACAGAAGGCAACTCATGGCATTATTCCTTTTTTGTTCCACAAGACATTCCAGGCATGATTGAAGCTTATGGTGGAAAAGAAAAATTTGAAGCCAAATTAGATGAAATGTTTAGTGCCGAAAGTAAAACAACTGGTAGAGAACAAGTAGATGTTACGGGCTTAATCGGACAATATGCGCATGGCAACGAACCGAGTCACCACATGGCGTATTTGTACAATTATATTGGTAAACCAGAAAAAACCAATAAGATGGTACATTACATCTTAACTGAATTTTATAAAAACACCCCCGATGGTTTAATTGGTAACGAAGACTGCGGACAAATGAGTGCTTGGTATGTGTTGAGTGCAATGGGAATTTATGATGTGACTCCAGGTGAAATGGGCTGGGATTATGTCCTACCTATATTTAAGGAAGTTAAACTTAATTTAGAAGATAAAAAAGTACGTGTTTTAAATGAAAAAACAAATAAATCTACATATCAATGGTTAGATACCTATTTAGAAGAACACTCATATAAATATCCGGATTTTGATGTAGCAAAGGCTGTGAAAGAGGAAGACTTAATTAAAGATATTATTCCTGTCCCAACTATCCAAGCGGCAAGTAGAGCCTTTAAAAATGAGTTACAAATTGAAATCAAATCACAAAATCCAAAAGATGTGATTTATTATGAAGTTAAAAACTTAAATCAAAAAGATGGTGATCAAATTTATTTAGCGTATTCAAAACCTTTTATTATTAAAGAATCTTCAATAGTTTTAGCTTATGTTTTAAATAACGGTCAAAAGAGTTACACCATCTCTGCTACCTTCTTTAAAAAACCAAACAACTACACCATCGACATAAAATCTACTTACAATCCGCAATACCATGCCGGTGGTCCTGAAGGTTTATTAGACGGTATTCACGGAACTGAAAATTGGCGCAAAGGTGATTGGCAAGGGTATCAAACACAAGATTTTGAAGCAATTATTGATTTACAAAAAGCGATGCCAATTACCTCAATCAAGGCTAGTTTTTTACAAGATCAACGTTCGTGGATTTTACTTCCTAAACAAGTAGAATACTATATTTCTAATGATAATAAAACTTTTGAATTGGTTGAAATCATTACGCACAACATCGATCCAAAACTAGATCAAAATATAGTACATTCTTTCGATTCAAATAAAAAATTCGCTGAAGCGCGCTATGTAAAAGTCATTGCACGTAATTTTGGAAAACTACCCGAATGGCACATTGGTCATCCTTATAACGGAGAAGCATTCATTTTCATTGATGAAATTATTGTCAAATAG